The Corynebacterium comes genome window below encodes:
- a CDS encoding DEAD/DEAH box helicase, whose translation MLPDLSDVPESLLDESIFDSFLAWTRTRGIELYPAQEEAALGILTGDNVILATPTGSGKSMVANAAHFIAMARGQRSFYTAPIKALVSEKFFALCEIFGPENVGMMTGDATVNAKAPIIAATAEIVANIALREGSAAAIDQVVMDEFHYYSDPERGWAWQVPLLELPRAQFLLMSATLGDTTFLQEDLTQRTGRTTTLVAGSERPVPLGFSYVYTPVHETIEELLEGGKAPIYVVHFSQREATERAQALTSLKIIDDETKEKIVAEIGGFRFTTTYGRQLSKLLRRGIGVHHAGMLPKYRRLVERLSQTGLLKVICGTDTLGVGINVPIRTVLLTGLAKYDGTRQRILKSREFHQIAGRAGRAGYDTEGTVVVQAPEHEIENWRLRERAGTDPKKLKKLRMKSAREGEVTWSERTYERLTTADPEPMSSQFRMTNSMLLNVIARPGNGYEHLKHLLRTNHDSRTKQNRDILHALELFKGLLNAGIVVKAADGTDDQGRPYHLTEDLQRDFALNQPLSPFALAALTLLDKESETYTVDVISTFEAILDDPRPVLQAQQKQARGEEIAALKAEGVEYTERMAIIEDVTWPKPLEEELEEAFGTFAEGHPWAKEFELSPKSVIRDMIEHAMTFSDLVATYGLARSEGVVLRYLTDAWRTLRQSVPLEALNDELEDVTEWLGELIRQVDSSLIDEWAQMGDEDTPISKEALERELAFGLEDPTALTSNRRAFTIMVRNLMFRLVELFAWEKEDRLAELTEYLDRDGKPDWGAELDAYFDEYADLDTGSDARSAEYFTLTQDGRLWTARQIIKDPEGDNAFQLVAVVDLDASDEAGEVRLKSLEMVRR comes from the coding sequence ATGCTGCCCGACCTGTCCGACGTCCCAGAGTCCCTCCTGGACGAGTCGATCTTCGACTCCTTCCTCGCCTGGACCCGCACGCGCGGCATTGAGTTGTATCCGGCGCAGGAGGAGGCGGCACTGGGGATCCTGACCGGTGACAACGTCATCCTGGCCACCCCCACGGGTTCGGGCAAGTCGATGGTGGCCAACGCGGCGCACTTCATCGCCATGGCCCGTGGGCAGCGTTCCTTCTACACCGCACCCATCAAGGCGCTGGTGAGCGAAAAGTTCTTCGCCCTCTGCGAGATCTTCGGTCCCGAGAACGTCGGCATGATGACCGGTGACGCCACCGTCAACGCCAAGGCGCCCATCATCGCGGCCACCGCAGAGATCGTGGCCAACATCGCGCTTCGCGAAGGCTCGGCCGCAGCCATAGACCAGGTGGTCATGGATGAGTTCCACTACTACTCCGACCCGGAGCGCGGATGGGCCTGGCAGGTGCCGCTGCTGGAACTGCCCCGGGCGCAGTTCCTGCTCATGTCCGCCACCCTGGGTGACACGACCTTTCTGCAGGAGGACCTGACGCAGCGCACCGGGCGGACCACGACCCTGGTCGCAGGTTCGGAGCGACCGGTGCCGCTGGGCTTCTCCTACGTCTACACCCCGGTCCACGAGACGATCGAGGAGCTGCTCGAGGGGGGCAAGGCGCCGATCTACGTCGTGCACTTCTCCCAGCGGGAGGCCACCGAACGTGCGCAGGCGTTGACGAGTCTGAAGATCATCGACGACGAGACCAAGGAGAAGATCGTCGCCGAGATCGGCGGCTTCCGTTTCACCACCACCTACGGCAGGCAGCTGTCCAAGCTGCTGCGCCGGGGCATCGGCGTCCACCACGCCGGCATGCTGCCCAAGTACCGCCGCCTGGTGGAGCGTCTCTCCCAGACCGGCCTGCTCAAGGTCATCTGCGGCACCGACACCCTGGGCGTGGGCATCAACGTTCCCATCCGCACCGTGCTGCTGACGGGCCTGGCGAAGTACGACGGCACCCGCCAGCGCATCCTCAAGTCCCGTGAGTTCCACCAGATCGCCGGGCGTGCGGGGCGTGCGGGCTATGACACGGAGGGCACCGTCGTGGTCCAGGCACCCGAGCATGAGATCGAGAACTGGCGCCTGCGGGAGCGTGCGGGCACCGATCCGAAGAAGTTGAAGAAGTTGCGGATGAAATCCGCCCGTGAAGGCGAGGTCACCTGGTCGGAGCGGACCTACGAGCGCCTGACCACCGCTGATCCCGAGCCGATGAGTTCCCAGTTCCGCATGACCAACTCCATGCTGCTCAACGTCATCGCCCGCCCCGGCAACGGATATGAGCATCTCAAGCACCTGCTGCGCACCAACCATGACTCCCGCACCAAGCAGAACCGTGACATCCTGCACGCCCTGGAGCTGTTCAAGGGTCTGCTCAACGCGGGCATCGTGGTCAAGGCCGCCGACGGTACCGATGATCAGGGGCGCCCGTACCACCTGACCGAGGATCTGCAGCGGGACTTCGCCCTCAACCAGCCCCTGTCCCCCTTCGCCCTGGCCGCCCTGACGTTGCTGGACAAGGAGTCGGAGACCTACACCGTCGACGTCATCTCCACCTTCGAGGCGATCCTCGACGACCCCCGCCCCGTCCTCCAGGCCCAGCAGAAGCAGGCCCGTGGTGAGGAGATCGCGGCGCTGAAGGCCGAGGGCGTCGAGTACACCGAGCGGATGGCCATCATCGAGGACGTCACCTGGCCCAAGCCGCTGGAGGAGGAGCTCGAGGAGGCCTTCGGCACCTTCGCCGAGGGGCACCCCTGGGCCAAGGAATTCGAACTCTCGCCCAAGTCCGTCATCCGCGACATGATCGAACACGCGATGACCTTCTCCGACCTGGTGGCCACCTACGGTCTCGCCCGCTCGGAGGGCGTGGTGCTGCGCTACCTCACGGACGCCTGGCGCACCCTGCGCCAGTCCGTGCCCCTGGAGGCGCTCAACGATGAGCTCGAGGACGTCACCGAGTGGCTCGGCGAGCTCATCCGTCAGGTCGACAGCTCGCTCATCGACGAGTGGGCCCAGATGGGCGACGAGGACACCCCCATCTCCAAGGAGGCCCTGGAACGCGAACTCGCCTTCGGCCTGGAGGATCCCACCGCGCTGACCTCGAACCGGCGCGCCTTCACCATCATGGTCCGCAACCTCATGTTCCGTCTCGTGGAGCTCTTCGCGTGGGAGAAGGAGGACCGCCTGGCCGAACTCACCGAGTACCTCGACCGCGACGGGAAACCGGACTGGGGTGCCGAGCTCGACGCCTACTTCGACGAGTACGCCGACCTGGACACCGGATCCGACGCCCGCAGCGCGGAGTACTTCACCCTCACCCAGGACGGGCGTCTGTGGACTGCCCGGCAGATCATCAAGGACCCGGAGGGCGACAACGCCTTCCAGCTGGTCGCGGTGGTCGATCTGGACGCGTCTGACGAGGCCGGGGAGGTCAGGCTGAAGTCGTTGGAGATGGTGCGACGCTAG
- a CDS encoding helix-turn-helix transcriptional regulator, whose amino-acid sequence MTLRHALLALLSSAPMTGYDVAKKFASSVGHVWHAANSQIYPELRKMEREGLVDTRDVPWGSKGETKTEYAINDRGLQALREWQREPMAYVADRDPARLKAAYLEWGTPESAESFLREHISHFKAQRRQALDEMKRIEAGMNPTLVRRLEDTPEAAREKVTAFKRFAYEGRVLQAEAEIEWAERGLEMLEKLTDLPGPPADGVAPGGD is encoded by the coding sequence GTGACCCTTCGACACGCCTTGCTCGCGCTCCTGTCCTCCGCCCCCATGACGGGCTACGACGTCGCGAAGAAGTTCGCCTCCTCCGTCGGTCACGTGTGGCATGCCGCCAACTCCCAGATCTATCCGGAGCTCCGGAAGATGGAACGCGAAGGCCTGGTGGACACCCGGGACGTGCCCTGGGGTTCCAAGGGGGAGACCAAGACCGAGTACGCCATCAATGACCGGGGACTGCAGGCGCTGCGGGAATGGCAACGGGAACCGATGGCCTATGTCGCCGACCGGGATCCGGCACGGCTCAAGGCCGCCTACCTGGAGTGGGGGACACCCGAGTCGGCGGAGAGCTTCCTGCGCGAGCACATCTCCCACTTCAAGGCCCAACGCCGGCAGGCTCTCGACGAGATGAAACGGATCGAAGCAGGCATGAACCCCACCCTGGTGCGGCGCCTTGAGGACACACCGGAAGCTGCGCGGGAGAAGGTCACCGCCTTCAAGAGATTCGCCTATGAGGGGCGGGTCCTGCAGGCCGAGGCGGAGATTGAATGGGCGGAGCGGGGGCTGGAGATGCTGGAGAAGCTCACGGACCTCCCGGGACCGCCGGCCGACGGCGTCGCGCCGGGCGGTGACTGA
- a CDS encoding aromatic ring-hydroxylating dioxygenase subunit alpha yields the protein MTDPAATSTTTAKILPHPLNAWYVVAWDHEVTSKGILSRKVANKPLALYRTQDGRAVALADACWHRLAPLSKGKLIGRDGIQCPYHGLTYNSAGRCTSMPAQETINPSAAVSSFPIVEQHRFVWVWLGDPTLADPTLVPDMHQMNHPEWAGDGKTIHASCNYQLILDNLMDLTHEEFVHSSTIGQEELSEAEFEVTRTEDSVTVTRWMHDIDAPPFWHKNMNDKFPGFEGKVDRWQIIHYYFPSTICLDVGVAKAGTGAPEGDRSQGVNGYVMNTITPETDRSSHYFWSFQRNYRLDSQLITTQLREGVSGVFAEDEDMLTAQQEAIDANPDHEFYSLNIDAGGMWVRRMLEQALAAEGRLDAETTYAAVEKKA from the coding sequence GTGACTGACCCGGCCGCCACCTCCACAACTACGGCAAAGATCCTCCCCCATCCGCTCAACGCCTGGTACGTCGTCGCCTGGGATCATGAGGTGACCAGTAAGGGCATCCTCTCCCGGAAGGTCGCCAACAAGCCGCTCGCGCTCTACCGCACCCAGGACGGCCGGGCCGTCGCACTGGCTGACGCCTGCTGGCACCGCCTGGCGCCCCTGTCCAAGGGCAAGCTGATCGGCCGGGACGGCATCCAGTGCCCCTACCACGGCCTGACGTACAACTCCGCCGGCCGGTGCACCAGCATGCCCGCCCAGGAAACCATCAACCCGTCGGCCGCGGTGTCGAGTTTCCCCATCGTCGAGCAGCACCGCTTCGTCTGGGTGTGGCTCGGCGATCCGACCCTCGCCGATCCCACGCTCGTGCCCGACATGCACCAGATGAACCACCCGGAGTGGGCCGGCGACGGCAAGACGATCCACGCCTCCTGCAACTACCAGCTGATCCTGGACAACCTCATGGACCTCACCCACGAGGAGTTCGTCCACTCCTCCACCATCGGCCAGGAGGAACTCAGCGAGGCGGAATTCGAGGTCACCCGCACGGAAGACTCCGTCACCGTCACCCGCTGGATGCATGACATCGACGCCCCGCCGTTCTGGCACAAGAACATGAACGACAAGTTCCCCGGCTTCGAGGGCAAGGTCGACCGCTGGCAGATCATCCACTACTACTTCCCCTCCACCATCTGCCTCGACGTCGGGGTGGCCAAGGCTGGTACCGGCGCACCCGAGGGCGACCGCAGTCAGGGCGTCAACGGCTACGTGATGAACACCATCACCCCCGAGACCGACCGTTCCTCCCACTACTTCTGGTCCTTCCAGCGCAACTACCGTCTGGACAGTCAGCTGATCACGACCCAGCTGCGCGAAGGAGTCAGCGGTGTCTTCGCGGAGGACGAGGACATGCTCACCGCCCAGCAGGAGGCGATCGACGCCAACCCGGACCACGAGTTCTACAGCCTCAACATCGATGCCGGCGGCATGTGGGTCCGCCGCATGCTGGAGCAGGCCCTGGCAGCGGAAGGCCGCTTGGACGCCGAGACCACCTACGCCGCCGTCGAGAAGAAGGCCTGA
- a CDS encoding PDR/VanB family oxidoreductase, whose amino-acid sequence MNASAHEWQDAEVVATAEVADRIRRITLRPSRPPQGRTVQPGEHLKVLVGIDGSEVKRSYSIVDAAPDGSDVSLTVFHTPNSRGGSAYMHSLQVGDTLRVTQPQQNFPLRIGAPRYVLVAGGIGITAIRGMASLLRRLGADYSIHYAARSPEAMAYREELIAEHGDRLTTYFDSESVFLDAHALISTMEAGAELYMCGPIRLMDAIRRAWRELELDPTNLRFETFGNSGWYEARRFRVNLPRLGVSTEIGANETILEALQKIGVAMMYDCRRGECGLCQVKVTDVDGRIDHRDVFFSDRQKNASEKLCACVSRVVPHDPISATSTAQLTIDVP is encoded by the coding sequence ATGAACGCCTCCGCACACGAATGGCAGGATGCCGAGGTCGTCGCGACGGCCGAGGTCGCCGACCGCATCCGCCGCATCACACTGCGCCCCTCCCGACCACCCCAGGGCAGAACCGTGCAACCCGGCGAACACCTGAAGGTGCTGGTGGGCATTGACGGGTCCGAGGTCAAGCGCTCCTACTCCATCGTCGATGCCGCACCCGACGGATCCGACGTGTCCCTGACGGTCTTCCACACCCCGAATTCCCGTGGCGGCTCCGCCTACATGCATTCCCTGCAGGTGGGTGACACTCTGCGCGTCACCCAGCCGCAGCAGAACTTCCCGCTCCGGATCGGAGCACCCAGGTATGTCCTGGTGGCAGGCGGAATCGGCATCACAGCGATCCGCGGCATGGCATCGCTGCTGCGCCGGCTGGGCGCGGACTACAGCATCCACTACGCCGCCCGCTCGCCGGAGGCCATGGCCTACCGCGAGGAGCTGATCGCCGAGCACGGCGACCGCCTGACCACCTACTTCGACTCCGAGTCCGTCTTCCTCGACGCACACGCGCTCATCTCCACGATGGAGGCCGGCGCCGAGCTGTACATGTGCGGACCGATCCGCCTCATGGACGCCATCCGGCGTGCCTGGCGCGAACTCGAACTGGATCCGACCAACCTGCGCTTCGAGACATTCGGCAACAGCGGCTGGTACGAGGCCCGGCGGTTCCGGGTCAACCTGCCCCGGCTCGGCGTCTCCACGGAGATCGGCGCCAACGAGACAATTCTGGAGGCGCTGCAGAAGATCGGCGTGGCGATGATGTACGACTGTCGACGAGGTGAATGCGGCCTGTGCCAGGTGAAGGTCACCGACGTCGACGGCCGTATCGACCACCGCGACGTGTTCTTCTCCGACCGCCAGAAGAACGCGTCCGAGAAGCTCTGTGCGTGCGTCTCCCGAGTTGTCCCCCATGACCCCATTTCCGCCACCTCAACCGCCCAGTTGACCATCGACGTCCCCTGA
- a CDS encoding MFS transporter: MDIRKAIDTTPMSSYQWYIVGLATFLNALDGYDVLAMAFTANSVTAEFGLTGSQLGSLLSAGLIGMAAGALVLGPLADRFGRRRMLIIALIINALGLAMSASAGSANELGLWRIVTGVGIGGILATVTVITSEYSNNRNRGMAVSIYTAGYGLGATLGGLLAAQIIPSFGWRSVFAVGAALTTIAVVIVAFSLPESVDYLRVKRTPDARTRVLKIAHRIGKTGVTGFAEPAPGTEAPRARLSDLVSGRFRSTTLKLWAAFFFIMFGFYFANSWTPKLLVESGMTENQGIIGGLALTLGGTFGSLLYGLITVKFNARHTLMVFTVLSAITLVLFITTTSIPALAFFSGVLVGMLINGCIAGLYTVTPQSYPSELRSSGVGWGIGIGRFGAILAPITVGALLDGGWSPTALYSGVAVVVVIGAVALIGIKPYLGTTGSSEPAAPAKRQEDSAPVPSAAN; the protein is encoded by the coding sequence ATGGACATCAGAAAAGCCATCGACACAACACCGATGAGCAGCTACCAGTGGTACATCGTCGGACTCGCCACCTTCCTCAACGCCCTGGACGGTTATGACGTCCTGGCGATGGCCTTCACGGCCAACTCGGTCACCGCGGAATTCGGCCTGACGGGAAGTCAACTGGGCTCCCTTCTCAGTGCCGGCCTCATCGGCATGGCGGCGGGCGCACTGGTTCTCGGCCCGCTGGCCGATCGATTCGGACGACGCCGCATGCTCATCATTGCGCTCATCATCAACGCCCTGGGTCTGGCCATGTCCGCGAGCGCCGGCTCGGCGAACGAGTTGGGCCTGTGGCGCATCGTCACCGGCGTGGGCATCGGTGGCATTCTTGCCACCGTCACCGTCATCACCAGCGAGTACTCCAACAACCGCAACCGCGGCATGGCAGTGAGCATCTACACCGCCGGCTACGGCCTCGGCGCCACCCTCGGCGGCCTCCTGGCGGCCCAGATCATTCCGAGCTTCGGTTGGCGTTCCGTCTTCGCCGTGGGTGCCGCACTGACGACGATCGCCGTTGTGATCGTGGCCTTCAGCCTCCCGGAGTCGGTCGACTACCTCCGGGTCAAGCGCACCCCCGACGCCCGGACCCGTGTCCTGAAGATCGCCCACCGCATCGGCAAGACCGGCGTGACCGGTTTCGCCGAGCCCGCGCCGGGCACCGAGGCACCCCGGGCCAGGCTCTCCGACCTTGTCTCAGGACGTTTCCGTTCCACCACCCTCAAGCTCTGGGCGGCGTTCTTCTTCATCATGTTCGGCTTCTACTTCGCCAACTCCTGGACCCCGAAGCTGCTCGTCGAGTCCGGCATGACCGAGAACCAGGGCATCATCGGCGGCCTGGCACTCACCCTGGGCGGCACCTTCGGCTCGCTTCTCTACGGTCTGATCACCGTCAAGTTCAACGCGCGTCACACCCTCATGGTGTTCACGGTTCTCTCCGCGATCACTCTCGTCCTGTTCATCACCACCACCTCCATCCCGGCGCTGGCCTTCTTCAGTGGTGTCCTGGTCGGCATGCTCATCAACGGCTGCATCGCCGGCCTGTACACGGTCACCCCGCAGAGCTACCCCTCCGAGCTGCGCTCGAGCGGTGTCGGCTGGGGCATCGGCATCGGACGTTTCGGCGCCATCCTCGCACCCATCACCGTCGGTGCGCTTCTCGACGGCGGCTGGTCCCCCACCGCCCTCTACTCCGGCGTTGCGGTGGTCGTCGTCATCGGCGCCGTCGCGCTCATCGGCATCAAGCCCTACCTCGGGACCACCGGTTCCTCCGAACCGGCGGCCCCCGCGAAGCGACAGGAAGACTCCGCCCCTGTTCCCTCCGCCGCCAACTGA
- a CDS encoding DUF5655 domain-containing protein: MDENYGRDILDYFGPHDTERRLYEVFAAKVLATFPDTRVKVHKTQISFYNRHLFAAAWLPFRRMKDRPQEYLLVTFGLGRRLDSPRIVETVEPYPRRWTHHVVVSTCEDIDQELMGWIGEAWEFSAHK; the protein is encoded by the coding sequence ATGGACGAGAATTACGGGCGGGACATCCTCGACTATTTCGGCCCTCATGACACCGAACGCCGACTGTATGAGGTGTTCGCGGCCAAGGTCTTGGCAACGTTCCCGGACACCCGCGTGAAGGTGCACAAGACCCAGATCAGCTTCTACAACCGTCATCTGTTCGCTGCGGCCTGGCTTCCCTTCCGGCGGATGAAGGACCGGCCCCAGGAGTATCTCCTGGTGACCTTCGGCCTGGGGAGGCGGCTGGATTCACCCCGCATCGTCGAGACGGTCGAGCCATACCCCCGGCGTTGGACTCACCATGTGGTGGTGTCCACGTGCGAAGACATCGATCAGGAACTCATGGGGTGGATCGGGGAGGCGTGGGAGTTCTCGGCACACAAGTAG
- a CDS encoding GntT/GntP/DsdX family permease, giving the protein MTSTAGLVAVLLLAIVLIVFLIVKLKFHGSIALTVAALAVALVTQVPLGEVVTVIEDGVGGTLGFLVLVIGFGAVLGKMLETSGGAERLATSLLDVFGARRAPVAMSFLGLIAGIPVFVEVGFVLLVPLVFVVAKAAGLSRVTVGLPLAISLMTVHCILPPHPAATAIAGTLGADIGMVILMGLIVGIPAALAGGPLYGRLGRRFFAAVEDVEPEDATGTPGTPTDNGPTGSGAVATRTATRVVEKQAPKVLPGFGITLLTILLPLLIMVAKTIAHLFIDPDSTAGLVIGFIGNPIVALLISVLFAYWSLGLAQGSNLKQISEITDNSFGPIGGVLLIIGAGGGFNAVLTASGVAPALADALSALPVSPIILAWLIAIILHFAVGSATVAMISAAGIVLPMMAASGISPEIMTLAIGAGAIGLTQVTDSLFWMYQSYMKISVQQSIKTLTVGTTIASLVALVMVLLLSLFF; this is encoded by the coding sequence ATGACATCTACCGCCGGACTCGTTGCAGTTCTGTTGCTCGCCATCGTGCTCATTGTCTTTCTCATCGTGAAACTGAAGTTTCACGGTTCCATCGCCCTCACCGTCGCAGCCCTGGCGGTAGCCCTGGTCACGCAGGTGCCGTTGGGTGAGGTCGTCACCGTCATCGAGGACGGCGTCGGCGGCACCCTCGGCTTCCTCGTCCTGGTCATCGGCTTCGGCGCGGTGCTGGGCAAAATGCTCGAGACATCCGGCGGTGCCGAACGCCTGGCCACCTCCCTGCTGGATGTCTTCGGCGCCCGACGCGCGCCGGTGGCCATGTCCTTCCTGGGACTGATCGCCGGCATCCCGGTCTTCGTCGAGGTCGGCTTCGTGCTGCTCGTCCCGCTGGTGTTCGTCGTGGCCAAGGCAGCAGGGCTCTCCAGGGTCACCGTCGGCCTCCCGCTGGCGATCTCGCTGATGACGGTCCACTGCATCCTGCCTCCCCACCCCGCGGCCACCGCGATCGCCGGAACGCTGGGGGCGGACATCGGCATGGTGATCCTCATGGGGCTGATCGTCGGCATCCCGGCGGCTCTGGCCGGCGGCCCGCTCTACGGCCGCCTGGGCCGGCGCTTCTTCGCCGCCGTCGAGGACGTCGAGCCCGAGGACGCGACCGGCACCCCGGGCACCCCCACGGACAACGGTCCGACGGGATCCGGTGCCGTCGCCACGCGCACCGCGACCCGCGTCGTCGAGAAGCAGGCCCCGAAGGTGCTGCCTGGTTTCGGCATCACACTGCTGACCATTCTGCTTCCGCTGCTGATCATGGTGGCCAAGACCATCGCGCACCTGTTCATCGACCCGGATTCAACCGCAGGGCTGGTCATCGGTTTCATCGGTAACCCGATCGTCGCCCTGCTGATCTCCGTGCTCTTCGCCTACTGGTCCCTCGGCCTGGCGCAGGGCAGCAACCTCAAGCAGATCTCCGAGATCACCGACAACTCCTTCGGCCCGATCGGCGGCGTCCTGCTCATCATCGGCGCCGGCGGCGGCTTCAACGCCGTGCTCACCGCCTCCGGTGTGGCACCCGCGCTCGCCGACGCCCTGTCCGCCCTCCCCGTCAGCCCCATCATCCTGGCGTGGCTCATCGCCATCATCCTGCACTTCGCGGTCGGCTCCGCCACCGTCGCCATGATCTCGGCCGCGGGCATCGTCCTGCCGATGATGGCCGCCTCGGGCATCTCCCCGGAGATCATGACCCTGGCCATCGGCGCCGGAGCCATCGGCCTGACCCAGGTCACCGACTCCCTGTTCTGGATGTACCAGTCCTACATGAAGATCT